From a region of the Oryzias melastigma strain HK-1 linkage group LG4, ASM292280v2, whole genome shotgun sequence genome:
- the echdc2 gene encoding enoyl-CoA hydratase domain-containing protein 2, mitochondrial: MAVLVAKRTVPGFSWWRSSALSLRGSLGRSARDAARLPCLGLVCVGHRRLHTEEPVEVDFKRLEGKDEGIIEVLMCRHKARNALGHVFVSQMRELMTALSCDSAVRVVILRSLVPGVFCAGADLKERALMNHTESDLFVHSLRSLMTQIAMLPSPTIAAIDGVALGGGLEVALACDLRTAAYSAQMGLIETTRGLLPGAGGSQRLPRTVGITLAKELIFTGRRVGGQAALDMGLVNRAVEQNQAGDAAYREALSLAREILPQAPIAVRMAKEAMNRGMEVDIGSAMAIERMCYARVIPTRDRQEGMAAFIEKRPPRYTGE; the protein is encoded by the exons ATGGCGGTTCTGGTTGCTAAGCGGACGGTGCCGGGGTTCTCGTGGTGGCGCAGCTCGGCGCTCAGTTTGCGGGGAAGTCTGGGCCGGAGCGCGCGGGACGCCGCGCGGCTGCCCTGCCTCGGCCTCGTCTGCGTGGGTCACCGCAGGCTGCACACCGAAGAACCAGTGGAAGTGGACTTCAAGAGGTTAGAGGGCAAAGACGAAG GAATCATAGAGGTGCTGATGTGCCGACACAAAGCCAGGAATGCACTCGGCCACGTGTTTGTGTCACAG ATGAGGGAGCTGATGACCGCTCTGTCCTGTGACTCAGCGGTGCGTGTGGTCATCCTCAGGAGTTTAGTGCCTGGCGTGTTCTGCGCAG GAGCCGACCTGAAAGAGAGAGCGCTGATGAACCACACCGAGTCGGATCTGTTTGTTCACAGCCTGCGGTCCCTCATGACTCAAATAG CAATGCTGCCCTCGCCGACCATCGCAGCCATCGACGGTGTGGCTCTGGGAGGAGGGCTGGAGGTCGCCTTAGCCTGTGACCTCCGCACCGCTG cATATTCTGCACAGATGGGTCTGATTGAAACGACGCGTGGGCTGCTCCCAGGGGCAG GGGGCAGTCAGCGGCTGCCGCGGACGGTCGGCATCACCCTGGCCAAGGAGCTCATATTCACAG GACGCCGCGTGGGGGGGCAGGCAGCCCTGGACATGGGGCTTGTAAACAGAGCTGTGGAACAGAACCAGGCAGGAGACGCAGCCTACAGAGAGGCGCTCAGCCTGGCCAGGGAGATACTGCCTCAA GCCCCTATTGCTGTTCGAATGGCCAAAGAGGCGATGAATAGAGGGATGGAG GTCGACATCGGTTCTGCGATGGCCATAGAGAGGATGTGTTACGCTCGG GTCATCCCCACGCGGGACAGACAGGAGGGCATGGCAGCCTTCATCGAGAAGAGGCCCCCGCGGTACACGGGGGAATGA
- the LOC112150809 gene encoding leucine-rich repeat-containing protein 52: MRFLPEPSAQSLRLLFLFLFVMGVAPSPALTAGCPDRCVCDDQLVVQCAGQDLTLFPNDLPLATRQLIISNNRIGDLPALQLNYLSDLVYLDCSNNSLTEISESTFGNLRKLAYLDLSFNTLLQIEDRTFGPLASLVMLRMTDNPGLGEIHPDAFLENIALQVLDVSRNNLTSLNISSLIALPALRSLGLSGNPWRCDCDTEDLCLWVKIEGFKFQDEGQTVCYNPPELAGQRLADVGMQLRVDCHQGLGYWDYLFFIAIGFVIFSAGTVSAWVMGILMVLYERYTKRKSEEVDSDDEDQRGGGGGGVCGGGGGNQGNGDLSKPGMEV; encoded by the exons ATGCGTTTCTTGCCCGAGCCCAGCGCGCAGTCCCTCcggctcctcttcctctttctctTCGTCATGGGGGTGGCCCCCTCTCCGGCGCTCACTGCCGGCTGCCCCGACAGATGCGTGTGCGACGACCAGCTGGTGGTCCAGTGCGCCGGGCAGGATCTCACCCTGTTCCCCAACGACCTGCCCCTCGCGACCCGCCAGCTCATCATCTCCAACAACCGCATCGGGGACCTGCCGGCGCTGCAGCTCAACTACCTGTCCGACCTGGTCTACCTGGATTGTAGCAACAACTCCCTGACTGAGATCTCAGAGTCCACTTTCGGGAACTTGCGGAAACTCGCCTACCTGGACTTGTCTTTCAACACTCTGCTGCAGATCGAGGACCGGACTTTCGGGCCTCTGGCGTCGCTGGTGATGCTCCGGATGACGGATAACCCCGGCCTGGGGGAGATCCACCCGGACGCCTTCTTGGAGAACATTGCTCTGCAGGTGCTGGACGTGAGCCGGAACAACCTGACCTCCCTGAACATCAGCAGCCTGATCGCCCTGCCCGCTCTGCGCTCTCTGGGCCTCAGCGGCAACCCCTGGAGGTGCGACTGTGACACGGAGGACCTCTGCCTGTGGGTGAAGATAGAAGGGTTCAAGTTTCAAG ACGAGGGACAGACCGTTTGCTACAATCCTCCAGAGCTGGCGGGCCAGCGGTTGGCGGACGTAGGCATGCAGCTGAGAGTGGACTGCCACCAGGGCCTGGGTTACTGGGACTACCTGTTCTTCATCGCCATTGGTTTCGTCATCTTCTCGGCCGGTACTGTGTCGGCGTGGGTGATGGGGATCCTGATGGTGCTCTATGAGCGCTACACCAAGAGGAAGAGCGAGGAGGTCGACAGCGACGACGAGGACCAGAGGGGTGGAGGTGGGGGAGGCGTCTGTGGAGGCGGAGGAGGGAACCAGGGGAACGGGGATTTGAGCAAGCCTGGCATGGAGGTGTGA